In a single window of the Agrobacterium fabrum str. C58 genome:
- a CDS encoding GNAT family N-acetyltransferase has protein sequence MIIRETERLILREWKESDRDLFREINADEKVMEFFPFRRSHAEADAVLETINGMIRGSGYGFYAMELRETGEVMGFCGISPVMNLDPPFPIGTMEIGWRLATRFWGHGYVTEAAQSLLVMAFDEKETPEIVSFAVHDNHRSTAVMERIGLRRDPSRDFDHPRVPEETHPHLRPHVTYALTLEEWRAR, from the coding sequence ATGATCATTCGTGAGACAGAAAGACTCATTCTGCGCGAATGGAAGGAGAGCGACCGCGACCTGTTCCGCGAAATCAACGCGGATGAGAAGGTCATGGAATTTTTCCCCTTCCGCCGCAGCCATGCGGAAGCGGACGCGGTGCTGGAAACCATCAATGGCATGATCCGCGGCAGCGGCTATGGCTTTTATGCCATGGAGCTGCGAGAAACCGGTGAAGTGATGGGGTTCTGCGGCATATCGCCTGTCATGAACCTCGATCCGCCCTTCCCGATCGGCACCATGGAAATCGGCTGGCGGCTCGCCACTCGCTTCTGGGGGCACGGTTATGTCACCGAAGCTGCGCAATCGCTGCTCGTCATGGCTTTCGATGAAAAGGAGACGCCGGAAATCGTCTCCTTTGCCGTCCACGACAACCATCGTTCGACGGCGGTCATGGAACGCATCGGCTTGAGGCGTGATCCTTCCCGCGATTTCGACCACCCGCGCGTGCCGGAAGAGACGCACCCGCATCTGCGGCCCCACGTCACCTATGCGCTGACGCTGGAGGAATGGCGGGCGCGATAA
- a CDS encoding SDR family oxidoreductase, producing MKLLENKVAIITGASSGIGRATAMLFVTQGAAVVINARGEKALQEVAADIRDAGGRVHAVAGDAGVAETHSRLADAAVGVFGGLDIAINNAGAVGAMKPLAEISPEEWDHVLNVNLTSAFLGARYQIPPMLKRGGGSIVFTSSFVGTSAGIPGMSAYGTAKAALMGLVKGITADYAINGIRANALLPGGVDTPAAGDPAQKEWAAGLHAMKRIAQPEEIAQAALFLASPMASFVAGAALFADGGNAAVK from the coding sequence ATGAAATTACTCGAAAACAAGGTTGCTATCATCACCGGCGCGTCATCCGGCATCGGCCGGGCGACGGCGATGCTGTTTGTCACGCAAGGCGCGGCAGTCGTCATCAATGCGCGCGGTGAAAAGGCGCTGCAGGAGGTTGCAGCCGACATTCGTGATGCCGGCGGCCGTGTCCATGCGGTTGCGGGCGACGCCGGTGTTGCGGAAACCCATTCCCGGTTGGCGGATGCGGCCGTGGGCGTTTTCGGTGGCCTCGATATCGCCATCAATAATGCCGGGGCGGTGGGGGCTATGAAGCCGCTGGCGGAGATTTCGCCCGAGGAGTGGGATCATGTCCTCAACGTCAATCTCACCTCCGCCTTTCTGGGGGCGCGTTACCAGATTCCGCCGATGCTGAAGCGGGGCGGCGGTTCCATCGTCTTTACGTCGAGCTTCGTCGGCACCAGCGCCGGCATTCCTGGCATGTCGGCTTATGGAACTGCGAAGGCAGCGTTAATGGGGCTGGTGAAGGGCATTACCGCCGATTATGCGATCAATGGCATTCGCGCCAATGCCCTGCTCCCCGGCGGGGTCGATACACCGGCCGCAGGAGACCCGGCGCAGAAGGAATGGGCCGCCGGCCTGCATGCGATGAAGCGCATTGCCCAGCCCGAGGAAATTGCGCAGGCCGCTCTTTTCCTCGCAAGCCCAATGGCAAGCTTCGTCGCCGGGGCCGCATTGTTTGCCGATGGCGGCAATGCCGCGGTGAAATGA